From a region of the Calliphora vicina chromosome 4, idCalVici1.1, whole genome shotgun sequence genome:
- the Fbxl4 gene encoding F-box/LRR-repeat protein 4, translating into MSSSQSSASVEDDVRSTANKSVAVDTIVKFPSQRGDYETSLDPNDEYEVAGAMIDVDGFCYADYSLKQYAHSVLDFSSQYGIDLSISYTAPNITGRPSIYPNYGDFPQTFAMRTYGDWWDKSPSRLREISPQNLPKVPAEDFIVLYFEDYVIPEEIAIFETFNPGAVIRIWAYTIAKTWICLWEDNEFYTRPPVVANRARSFEPPLKRIQLPTKTIRLEFNHQRLHYYTEIDAVLLNGKKFNMRNMQTLLDYYERQRKGSILCKLQNMKFRPVCKDNYQTRLQHFLMHDLDKFMTALNDVQINDTTNTKDTEATPRADLKDMPFDIVLKIFSYLDLVSLFRVGQVSRFFYDVSTHPLLYSELNLKPYWHLASTELLSTLAKRATILKKLDMSWCGCTIQTVSPTEFKKFIQQRGDSLTHIRLNSAKFLNASCIETLGIVCDNLRELSLRNCSTSPPLLNFSCLANLKNLERLDLFQTVIESDLLLTMLESNPKLKHLNLAFCNVAVNMDDVALHISQYNKQLVSLDLWKAHFLSAHGLIALAECHDLEEVDFGWCLREATLGDSLKEFLTKCPKLKKLFLAAVRGLTDRDLEYIANLCPNLEQLDLMGVLGISKEKYYDILQKCKHLELLDLSFCDNITNYEVAMWSRNFKVNIKCCQDFRSDFY; encoded by the exons ATGTCTTCTTCCCAGTCCTCTGCGTCTGTGGAAGATGACGTGAGATCGACAGCCAATAAGTCAGTAGCCGTTGATACAATAGTTAAATTTCCCAGCCAGAGGGGAGATTATGAGACCTCTTTAGACCCGAATGATGAATATGAAGTAGCTGGTGCTATGATAGATGTTGATGGATTCTGCTACGCCGACTATTCTCTTAAGCAATATGCCCATAGTGTTTTGGATTTCAGTTCACAATATGGCATAGATTTAAGTATATCCTATACGGCGCCAAATATTACGGGCAGACCTTCCATATATCCAAATTATGGTGATTTTCCTCAAACTTTCGCCATG CGCACTTATGGCGACTGGTGGGACAAGTCTCCTTCTCGTTTACGGGAAATATCACCTCAAAATTTACCCAAAGTACCCGCTGaagattttatagttttgtACTTTGAAGACTATGTCATACCCGaagaaattgctatttttgaaacatttaatcCTGGTGCTGTTATACGCATTTGGGCGTATACAATTGCCAAGACATGGATTTGTTTGTGGGAGGATAATGAATTCTATACACGGCCTCCGGTTGTGGCAAATAGAGCGAGAAGTTTTGAACCACCTTTAAAACGTATACAATTACCAACCAA GACAATAAGACTGGAGTTTAATCACCAACGTCTCCACTATTACACCGAAATTGATGCAGTTCTATTAAATGgcaaaaaattcaacatgagAAATATGCAGACCCTACTCGACTACTATGAAAGACAAAGAAAAG GTtccattttatgtaaattacaaaatatgaaatttcgCCCCGTGTGCAAGGACAACTATCAAACACGTTTGCAACATTTTCTAATGCATGATTTGGATAAATTTATGACAGCCTTAAACGATGTACAAATCAACGATACAACCAATACCAAAGATACTGAAGCAACACCACGAGCAGATTTAAAAGATATGCCG TTCGATATAGTCTTAAAAATCTTTAGCTATTTAGATTTAGTCTCACTATTTCGTGTGGGCCAGGTGTCGCGTTTCTTTTATGATGTCTCTACACATCCTTTATTGTATAGTGAATTGAATTTGAAACCTTATTGGCATTTAGCTTCTACAGAGTTACTTTCCACGCTGGCCAAAAGAGCTacgattttaaagaaattagacaTGTCCTGGTGTGGCTGTACCATACAAACGGTATCGCCAACCGAgtttaaaaa ATTTATACAACAACGTGGTGATTCTTTGACTCACATACGCTTAAATTCAGCTAAGTTTTTAAATGCCAGCTGCATTGAAACTTTAGGCATTGTCTGTGATAATTTAAGAG AACTCTCTTTGCGGAATTGCTCTACTAGTCCTCCTTTATTGAATTTTTCCTGTTTggcaaatttaaagaatttagaaCGTTTGGATTTATTTCAAACAGTCATTGAATCGGATTTACTGTTGACCATGCTGGAAAGTAATCCTAaattgaaacatttaaatttgg caTTTTGCAATGTGGCTGTTAATATGGATGATGTTGCTTTGCATATTTCCCAGTATAACAAACAATTGGTATCCTTGGATTTATGGAAAGCACATTTTCTATCCGCTCATGGTCTAATTGCTTTAGCTGAATGTCATGATTTGGAAGAGGTGGATTTTGGTTGGTG TTTACGTGAGGCTACTTTGGGTGATAGTTTAAAGGAATTCCTAACGAAATGCCCCAAATTGAAGAAATTGTTTTTAGCTGCTGTACGTGGTTTAACCGATCGTGATTtagaatatattgcaaatttatGTCCAAACTTGGAACAATTGGATCTAATGGGTGTTTTGGGTATATCCAAAGAAAAATACTATGA tattttacaaaaatgtaaacatttggAATTACTGGATCTAAGCTTTTGCGATAATATTACGAATTATGAG GTGGCTATGTGGTCTCGtaattttaaggttaatatcaaGTGTTGTCAAGATTTTAGATCAGATTTTTACTAA